A single Eubalaena glacialis isolate mEubGla1 chromosome 18, mEubGla1.1.hap2.+ XY, whole genome shotgun sequence DNA region contains:
- the LOC133077672 gene encoding uncharacterized protein LOC133077672: MKKFLSRTTGGDVLSPNPCSQKLAVRALKPTREQSPPEAHSQSPVQLTGQSPFRDSPRHGGRRRRLPLARPAARGRARVTESPAPVLDILDLWVCATVSASGCRSWWPDQGTPVPRRDVIARPYSAQFFPTSPQLLPPPLTRPPSHSILLETDEHIDRESAWPWRLPKEPSHRTTSSTGVQPVPRALTLTQLEGWLQLRWEVMESTVWRKGAWFGIWCLARNLSPPPSPLPSPPFTAPTLPSPPLAAPRQGFPPLCGAPTVRPYIPPTFHRAVDPPTLPSVCRSAGPLEDLGPRPFLEHRTRPAPAPARQPASQPASQRVAHPSETSRLATVPEAQPGLAAWSPAHARLEDRLQLHQPEGRQEGRAATVRGGLPELVVWTPPLRSQPNRSSRPQRGSFFPCWIPTAIKETQAEILTAHARVEGLAHQSTSPLGAHKAGSLKAFSFRALQRSRFWWWQQPSSRRVCQNSSENKGECGAFPGMQIMLKEIGTDVPS, translated from the exons GCGCTGAAGCCCACGAGGGAGCAAAGCCCCCCAGAAGCCCACAGTCAGTCCCCTGTCCAGCTCACAGGGCAGTCCCCCTTCCGGGACAGTCCCAG GCACGGGGGCCGCCGGCGGCGCCTGCCCCTAGCCCGGCCAGCCGCCAGAGGGCGCGCCCGCGTCACGGAGAGCCCCGCCCCC GTTCTGGACATCCTAGATCTCTGGGTCTGTGCCACCGTCTCCGCCAGTGGCTGCCGAAGCTGGTGGCCAGACCAAGGCACGCCGG tgCCTCGCAGGGATGTGATTGCAAGGCCCTACTCCGCGCAGTTCTTCCCAACTAGCCCCcaacttctccccccacccctcacccgccccccctcccactccatcctgctTG AGACAGATGAGCACATAGACCGCGAATCAGCATGGCCTTGGCGCCTGCCAAAGGAGCCTTCTCATCGGACGACTAGTAGCACTGGCGTCCAG cccgtgCCCCGCGCGCTCACGCTCACGCAGTTGGAGGGCTGGCTTCAACTCCG GTGGGAGGTGATGGAGTCCACTGTATGGAGAAAGGGGGCGTGGTTTGGAATCTGGTGCCTG GCTCGCAACCTCTCCccgcctccttctcccctcccctccccgcccttcACCGCccctaccctcccctcccctccgcttgCCGCCCCTCGGCAGGGCTTTCCTCCACTCTGCGGGGCCCCAACAGTCCGTCCGTATATTCCTCCAACCTTCCATCGAGCCGTGGATCCGCCCACCCTTCCTTCCGTCTGTCGGTCTGCCGGACCACTGGAAGACCTAGGCCCCAGGCCCTTCCTAGAGCACCGGACACGGCCCGCGCCTGCGCCCGCCCGCCAGcccgccagccagccagccagccaacgTGTCGCCCACCCCTCAGAGACAAGTCGCTTAGCAACCGTGCCCGAGGCGCAGCCAGGCCTCGCGGCCTGGTCGCCTGCGCATGCGCGCCTGGAGGACCGGCTTCAGCTCCACCAGCCAGAAGGACGACAGGAGGGCCGAGCGGCCACGGTGAGAGGCGGCCTTCCCGAGTTGGTCGTATGGACGCCTCCCCTTAGGTCCCAGCCCAACCGAAGCTCCCGGCCTCAGCGGGGAAGTTTCTTTCCCTGTTGGATTCCCACTGCCATCAAGGAAACGCAGGCTGAGATACTAACAGCACACGCCCGAGTCGAGGGCTTGGCTCACCAATCAACTTCTCCTCTGGGGGCTCACAAGGCAGGAAGTTTAAAG GCTTTCTCGTTCCGCGCCCTCCAGCGCTCAAGGTTCTGGTGGTGGCAGCAACCCAGTTCCAGGCGAGTCTGCCAAAACTCATCAGAAAACAAAGGGGAGTGTGGTGCATTTCCTGGGATGCAGATCATGCTGAAAGAAATAGGAACAGACGTTCCATCCTAG